Proteins encoded together in one Acidaminococcus timonensis window:
- a CDS encoding aminopeptidase, whose amino-acid sequence MTIQETLARQLPLYARVLLQKGINLQKDQILVINAPVEAHSFASLLAEEAYKAGAAQVVFNWYCNAATRLRYQYETQDKFETVPPWRSEFNLYYYRKGAAFLSLISADPYSMQGIDRKKIFAWQKAFHQAVKEYSDGMMASRTNWLVAAVPSTVWANLLYPQLPEKEGLDKLWLQILDVSRCLGDDPLTDWDKHLETLKQRREWLTAQQFTALEYASGKGTKLTVGLPKHHIWQGGAESTTRGFLFNANIPTEEVYSAPQADRVDGVVWSTKPLVYNGNLIEDFQFTFKDGKVVDVQAAKGQEILEDLIKMDEGACRLGEVALVPYHSPISLTNQIFYETLFDENAACHLALGDSYPTCLEKGPELRDEELKKAGLNDSMIHVDFMVGSPDLTITGIRKDGTRVPVFVNGDWA is encoded by the coding sequence ATGACCATACAAGAAACCCTGGCTCGCCAGCTGCCCCTGTACGCCCGGGTCCTGTTACAAAAAGGCATCAACCTGCAGAAGGACCAGATCCTGGTGATCAACGCCCCGGTGGAAGCCCACTCGTTCGCCTCCCTGCTGGCAGAGGAGGCCTACAAGGCCGGTGCCGCCCAGGTGGTGTTCAACTGGTACTGCAACGCCGCCACCCGGCTGCGCTACCAGTACGAGACCCAGGACAAATTCGAGACCGTTCCCCCCTGGCGTAGCGAATTCAACCTGTACTATTATCGGAAGGGCGCGGCCTTCCTGAGCCTGATTTCCGCTGACCCCTACAGCATGCAGGGCATCGACCGGAAGAAGATTTTTGCCTGGCAGAAAGCGTTCCATCAGGCCGTGAAGGAGTATTCCGACGGCATGATGGCTTCCCGGACCAACTGGCTGGTGGCCGCCGTACCCAGCACCGTATGGGCGAATCTGCTGTATCCGCAGTTGCCGGAAAAAGAAGGGCTGGACAAGCTGTGGCTCCAGATCCTGGACGTATCCCGCTGCCTGGGTGATGACCCTCTGACCGACTGGGACAAACACCTGGAAACCCTGAAGCAGCGGCGGGAATGGCTCACCGCCCAGCAGTTCACGGCCCTGGAATATGCCAGTGGGAAAGGCACGAAGCTCACCGTGGGCCTGCCGAAGCATCACATCTGGCAGGGCGGGGCGGAAAGCACCACCCGGGGCTTCCTGTTCAACGCCAACATCCCTACGGAAGAAGTGTATTCCGCTCCCCAGGCAGACCGGGTGGACGGTGTGGTCTGGAGCACGAAGCCCCTGGTCTACAACGGGAACCTGATCGAGGATTTCCAGTTCACTTTCAAAGACGGGAAAGTGGTGGACGTACAGGCCGCAAAGGGACAGGAAATCCTGGAAGACCTGATCAAGATGGACGAAGGTGCCTGCCGCCTGGGCGAAGTGGCCCTGGTACCCTACCATTCCCCCATTTCCCTGACGAACCAGATCTTCTACGAGACCCTGTTCGACGAAAACGCTGCCTGTCACCTGGCTCTGGGAGACTCCTATCCCACCTGCCTGGAAAAGGGCCCGGAGCTCAGAGACGAAGAACTGAAAAAAGCTGGGCTCAACGATTCCATGATCCACGTGGATTTCATGGTGGGCAGCCCGGATCTGACCATTACCGGGATCCGGAAAGATGGGACCAGGGTGCCCGTGTTCGTGAATGGGGATTGGGCGTAA
- a CDS encoding SLC13 family permease: MELGIISLLLLAVAIAIGFFRKTNVGLVCLLFAFVLGKVAGIPTAEILKGFKPNLFINLMGVTLLFSILNKNGTIELLARKIVSLAGSNKYLIPIAVFLMGALLTGIGPGSIPLLAIMPAIAIPLARARGYNPLMLAIIGCSGCFGGRMSPITPEGLLSYDLLRQSGLDAVAAVRPIYTAQMISGILIALAAFVYYKGYRIQMPEKGTEEKLSGFTGQQLLSLLGLLVMAVLVIAFKQNVGLTSFSVSAILLMCHAASEKDSLKAIPWGVLLMVSGVSTLMNLVIKTGGIKLLTAALSTFMNSYTAPAVMACTAGVMSLFSSGLGVVFPTLLPTVASLGQSVGVNPVELGSMVVIGGTITGLSPISTTGGLIMATLMADESGTAKKDEEMKLFMELTGWALGILVVLTLLAGVGFYNLIF, from the coding sequence GGCCGGCATTCCCACGGCGGAAATCCTGAAGGGCTTCAAGCCCAACCTGTTCATCAACCTGATGGGCGTCACCCTGTTGTTCAGCATCCTGAACAAGAATGGTACCATTGAACTGCTGGCCCGGAAAATCGTGAGCCTGGCCGGCAGCAACAAATACCTGATTCCCATCGCGGTCTTCCTCATGGGAGCCCTGCTTACCGGAATCGGGCCGGGGTCCATTCCCCTGCTGGCCATCATGCCGGCCATTGCCATCCCTTTGGCCAGGGCCCGGGGCTACAACCCTCTGATGCTGGCCATCATCGGGTGCAGTGGCTGTTTCGGAGGGCGCATGAGTCCCATTACCCCGGAAGGACTGCTATCCTATGATCTGTTGCGGCAGAGCGGGCTGGATGCGGTGGCTGCGGTACGGCCCATCTATACGGCCCAGATGATCAGCGGCATCCTCATCGCCCTGGCAGCCTTTGTCTACTACAAGGGCTACCGGATCCAGATGCCGGAAAAGGGGACGGAAGAGAAACTGTCCGGATTCACCGGGCAGCAGTTGCTGTCCCTGCTGGGACTCCTGGTCATGGCTGTGCTGGTCATTGCGTTCAAACAGAATGTGGGGCTCACCAGCTTCTCCGTCAGCGCCATACTGCTCATGTGCCATGCAGCCTCGGAAAAGGACAGCTTGAAGGCCATCCCCTGGGGTGTGCTGCTCATGGTGTCCGGCGTCAGTACCCTCATGAACCTGGTGATCAAGACCGGGGGTATCAAGCTACTGACGGCGGCCCTGTCCACCTTCATGAACAGTTATACCGCTCCGGCGGTCATGGCCTGCACGGCAGGGGTCATGAGCCTGTTCTCCTCCGGCCTGGGCGTGGTGTTCCCCACGCTGCTTCCCACCGTGGCTTCCCTGGGACAATCCGTGGGTGTGAACCCGGTTGAACTGGGGTCCATGGTGGTCATCGGCGGGACCATCACCGGCCTCAGCCCCATTTCCACCACCGGCGGCCTGATCATGGCCACTTTGATGGCGGACGAAAGCGGGACGGCGAAAAAAGATGAAGAAATGAAGCTGTTCATGGAACTGACCGGCTGGGCTCTGGGCATCCTGGTGGTGCTGACTCTGCTGGCAGGGGTCGGGTTCTACAACCTGATCTTTTAA